A part of Pseudomonas lutea genomic DNA contains:
- a CDS encoding type II toxin-antitoxin system RatA family toxin, whose protein sequence is MTTHIQRSALLPYPAQALYDLVNDVSRYSEFLPWCSGASVLEQSDTSMRARVEVAKGGLSQHFVTRNTLTPGQVIEMNLEEGPFSQLHGVWTFKALNEKACKISLDLSFDYAGPIVRATLGPLFNQAANTLVDAFCQRAKELHG, encoded by the coding sequence ATGACTACGCATATTCAACGTTCCGCCCTTTTGCCGTATCCCGCTCAGGCGCTGTACGACTTGGTCAACGACGTGAGTCGCTATTCGGAATTCCTGCCGTGGTGCTCCGGCGCCAGCGTGCTTGAGCAGAGTGACACCTCGATGCGTGCGCGCGTTGAGGTGGCGAAAGGTGGCTTGAGCCAGCACTTTGTGACACGCAACACGCTCACACCTGGACAGGTCATCGAGATGAACCTCGAAGAGGGGCCCTTCAGCCAGTTGCATGGCGTCTGGACGTTCAAGGCGCTGAACGAAAAAGCCTGCAAGATCAGCCTGGACCTCTCGTTCGATTACGCTGGCCCGATTGTTCGTGCCACATTGGGCCCGCTGTTCAACCAAGCCGCCAACACCTTGGTCGATGCGTTCTGTCAGCGCGCGAAAGAGCTGCATGGCTGA
- the fur gene encoding ferric iron uptake transcriptional regulator, protein MVENSELRKAGLKVTLPRVKILQMLDSAEQRHMSAEDVYKALMEANEDVGLATVYRVLTQFEAAGLVVRHNFDGGHAVFELADGGHHDHMVNVESGEVIEFFDEEIEKLQKAIVSKHGFELVDHNLVLYVRKQKV, encoded by the coding sequence ATGGTTGAAAATAGCGAACTACGCAAAGCCGGACTTAAAGTGACCCTGCCGCGGGTCAAGATCCTTCAAATGCTCGATTCTGCAGAGCAGCGCCACATGAGCGCGGAGGACGTCTACAAGGCGCTGATGGAGGCCAATGAAGACGTCGGTCTGGCAACGGTTTACCGGGTTTTGACCCAGTTCGAAGCAGCCGGGTTGGTGGTTCGCCACAACTTCGATGGCGGCCATGCGGTATTCGAACTGGCTGACGGAGGCCACCACGACCATATGGTTAACGTGGAGTCCGGTGAGGTTATCGAGTTCTTCGACGAAGAGATCGAGAAGCTGCAAAAAGCCATTGTGAGCAAGCACGGCTTTGAGCTGGTGGATCACAATCTGGTGCTCTACGTACGCAAGCAAAAGGTCTAA
- the smpB gene encoding SsrA-binding protein SmpB yields MAKLKKHPTGTIAQNKKARHDYFIEHKFEAGLVLAGWEVKSLRANKVQLVDSYVLLKDGEAWLMGSHISPLTTASTHVIADPTRTRKLLLNKRELEKLTTSVQQKGYACVALALYWKQHLIKCEIALGKGKKEYDKRDTERERDSNRELQRAVRNKGKED; encoded by the coding sequence ATGGCTAAGCTCAAGAAACATCCCACAGGGACCATCGCGCAAAATAAAAAGGCGCGTCACGATTACTTCATCGAACACAAGTTCGAGGCCGGTCTGGTCCTGGCTGGCTGGGAAGTAAAAAGCCTGCGTGCCAACAAGGTGCAGCTGGTAGACAGTTACGTGTTGCTCAAGGACGGTGAGGCCTGGCTGATGGGTAGCCATATCTCGCCGCTGACGACAGCCAGTACCCACGTCATCGCTGACCCGACACGCACCCGCAAATTGCTGCTTAACAAACGCGAGCTGGAAAAGCTGACAACGTCTGTTCAGCAAAAAGGCTATGCCTGCGTGGCCCTTGCCCTGTACTGGAAGCAGCACTTGATCAAGTGCGAAATTGCGCTGGGCAAAGGCAAGAAGGAATACGACAAGCGCGACACCGAGCGCGAGCGCGATTCCAACCGTGAGTTGCAGCGCGCCGTACGCAACAAAGGCAAGGAAGATTGA
- the recN gene encoding DNA repair protein RecN — MLVHLSIHNYAIVEHLDLELDRGMSVITGETGAGKSIMLDALGLTLGDRADSGVVRPGADKADILATFDVSDIPEASAWLKERDLETDGPCILRRVITTEGRSRSYINGTPCPQGDLKALGELVIDIHSQHEHQSLLKTDTHRRLLDEYAGATELARQVQLASQRWRQTRQELERLSNSGDEQRAKHQLLSYQLEELESLSLGEKELEHLEQEHTTLTNAESLLGICRQVVELCSESDSGNALNALTASLNRLSSVNNTPDALNEATNLLSSAQIQVEEAVGEINRFLDRFEADPARLQQIEERLDTIYTLARKHRVQPTEVAALHQKLLDEIETLNANDEAIERLQHEVGSYARHYQEKARELSDLRHRAAPELAHKVEYEIQRLGMPGGRFNIALRENVDKELSPNGLEQVELLVSANPGQPLKALAKVASGGELSRISLAIQVITAQTSRVPTLVFDEVDVGIGGPTAEIVGQLLRRLGERGQVMTVTHLPQVAAQGHQHLFVHKVREADATRTAVSKLSKNERVEEVARMLGGIDLTKESLAHARKMVVTSKS; from the coding sequence ATGCTGGTCCACCTGTCCATACACAATTACGCCATCGTTGAACATCTCGACCTCGAACTTGATCGCGGCATGAGCGTGATCACCGGGGAAACCGGGGCCGGCAAGTCGATCATGCTCGACGCGCTTGGCCTGACGCTGGGTGATCGCGCCGACAGCGGCGTGGTAAGGCCAGGTGCCGACAAGGCCGATATTCTAGCGACGTTCGACGTGTCGGATATCCCGGAAGCGAGCGCATGGCTCAAAGAGCGAGACCTCGAAACCGACGGCCCCTGCATTCTGCGCCGCGTCATCACCACCGAGGGCCGTTCGCGCTCCTACATCAATGGCACACCCTGTCCCCAAGGCGACCTGAAGGCGCTGGGTGAGCTGGTTATTGATATCCACAGCCAGCATGAACATCAGTCGTTGCTCAAGACCGACACCCATCGGCGTTTGCTTGATGAGTACGCAGGCGCGACCGAACTCGCCCGTCAGGTTCAACTCGCCTCCCAGCGCTGGCGTCAGACGCGCCAGGAGCTGGAGCGCCTGTCCAACTCCGGGGACGAACAGCGCGCCAAGCATCAACTGCTCAGCTATCAGCTCGAAGAACTGGAAAGCCTGAGCCTCGGTGAAAAAGAGCTTGAGCACCTCGAGCAGGAACACACCACGCTGACCAACGCCGAGAGCTTGCTGGGTATCTGCCGGCAAGTGGTTGAGTTGTGCAGCGAAAGCGACTCCGGCAATGCCTTGAACGCGCTGACTGCCAGTCTCAACCGGCTTAGCAGCGTGAATAACACCCCTGATGCCCTGAACGAAGCCACGAACCTGCTTTCAAGCGCGCAAATTCAGGTGGAAGAAGCGGTGGGCGAAATCAATCGCTTCCTTGATCGCTTCGAAGCGGACCCGGCGCGCCTGCAACAGATTGAAGAGCGTCTCGACACGATCTACACCCTGGCGCGCAAGCATCGCGTGCAGCCAACCGAGGTTGCGGCTCTGCACCAGAAACTGCTCGACGAGATCGAAACCCTCAATGCGAACGACGAGGCGATCGAGCGACTGCAACATGAGGTCGGCTCGTACGCCCGGCATTATCAAGAGAAGGCGCGCGAGCTCAGCGATTTGCGTCACCGTGCCGCGCCAGAGCTGGCGCACAAGGTCGAGTATGAAATTCAGCGCCTGGGCATGCCCGGCGGTCGCTTCAACATCGCCCTGCGGGAAAACGTCGACAAAGAGCTTTCACCCAATGGCCTGGAGCAGGTGGAGCTGCTGGTGAGCGCAAACCCCGGCCAACCGCTCAAAGCGCTGGCGAAAGTTGCATCGGGCGGCGAGCTGTCGCGTATCAGCCTGGCCATTCAGGTCATCACGGCGCAGACATCGCGGGTACCCACGCTGGTATTTGACGAAGTGGACGTCGGCATCGGTGGTCCGACAGCGGAAATCGTCGGCCAGTTGCTTCGCCGACTGGGCGAGCGCGGGCAAGTGATGACTGTCACGCACCTGCCCCAGGTCGCGGCGCAGGGACATCAACATTTGTTCGTGCACAAGGTTCGTGAGGCAGACGCCACACGGACGGCGGTGTCCAAGCTCAGTAAAAATGAGCGTGTGGAGGAAGTGGCGCGCATGCTGGGCGGCATTGACCTGACGAAGGAGTCACTGGCTCACGCCAGGAAGATGGTCGTCACGTCCAAGTCTTGA
- a CDS encoding GntR family transcriptional regulator — protein sequence MGFDQVRQRRLSDDIVEQLERMILEGTLRAGGRLPAERTLAEQFGVSRPSLREAIQKLTAKGLLVSRQGGGNYVVDSLGSTFSDPLLHLLESSPDAQRDLLEFRHTLEASCAYYAAIRATDVDRLRLREAFDALQDCYSRAEEVSRAEEGAADANFHLAIAEASHNAVLLHTIRGLFDLLKRSVVTNIGGMYKQRTETRDMLIDQHRELYLAIIEGRADDAREVSSRHLLYVQEVLEEVRQQVQRTARAERRNRI from the coding sequence ATGGGCTTTGATCAGGTGCGCCAGCGCCGCTTGTCTGACGATATCGTCGAGCAGTTGGAAAGGATGATTCTGGAAGGCACGTTGCGCGCCGGCGGTCGACTGCCGGCTGAGCGAACGCTGGCAGAGCAGTTCGGGGTCTCGCGCCCGTCGCTGCGCGAAGCCATTCAAAAGCTCACGGCCAAGGGCCTGTTGGTCAGCCGTCAGGGCGGTGGCAACTACGTGGTGGACAGCCTGGGGTCGACGTTCAGCGATCCCTTGCTGCATTTGCTGGAAAGCAGCCCGGACGCCCAGCGCGACTTGCTGGAATTTCGCCACACGCTGGAAGCGTCATGCGCCTATTACGCAGCCATCAGAGCGACAGATGTGGATCGTCTGCGGCTGCGCGAAGCGTTCGACGCCTTGCAGGATTGCTACAGCCGGGCAGAAGAGGTGAGCAGGGCGGAGGAGGGCGCGGCCGATGCCAATTTCCACCTCGCCATCGCCGAAGCCAGCCACAACGCCGTGCTGCTGCACACCATCCGCGGCCTGTTCGATCTACTGAAACGCAGCGTGGTCACCAACATCGGTGGCATGTACAAACAGCGCACGGAAACCCGCGACATGCTCATCGATCAGCATCGTGAGCTGTATCTGGCAATCATCGAAGGGCGTGCGGACGATGCTCGGGAGGTCTCGAGCCGTCATTTGCTGTACGTGCAGGAAGTGCTGGAGGAAGTGCGCCAGCAGGTTCAGCGCACCGCGAGGGCTGAGCGACGTAATCGGATTTAA
- a CDS encoding RnfH family protein, with translation MAETSIRVEVVYATPDRQELLELEVPLGTTVRAAAILSGMAERFPELNPAQCPLGVFGQLVSSPEIRKLEAGDRVEIYRPLLADPKEVRRLRALKAAALKKASGSI, from the coding sequence ATGGCTGAGACGTCGATACGCGTCGAAGTGGTCTATGCCACTCCCGACCGCCAGGAGTTGCTTGAGCTGGAGGTGCCTCTCGGCACCACAGTTAGGGCTGCCGCCATTCTTTCAGGGATGGCTGAGAGGTTTCCCGAACTGAATCCAGCCCAGTGCCCGCTAGGCGTTTTTGGCCAACTTGTCAGCTCTCCGGAAATCCGAAAGCTGGAAGCCGGCGACAGAGTCGAGATCTACCGGCCACTGCTGGCAGACCCAAAAGAGGTCCGACGGCTGCGTGCGCTCAAGGCCGCTGCGCTGAAAAAGGCCAGTGGCTCGATTTAA
- a CDS encoding sodium-dependent transporter — translation MSTDKVSVHGSWASRWVFILAATGSAVGLGSIWKFPYMVGVYGGGAFVLVFLACIALIGIPVMIAETLIGRRSRQSPANALRTLALEAGHSSKWSWGAFAGMVTALLILSFYSVVGGWSLEYIINVGKGDFKGVSPDGVGAYFGEMISDPWRLVGWHTLFMLLSAITIAKGVNAGLERSLRILMPLLFVLMVILLGYSLTTGHFMEGLHFMFDFTPEKILDGLLPAMGHAFFSLSVGVGSIMIYGAYMTKEASISATVVGVALLDTFVSLLAGMALFPIVFAAGLNPSEGPGLMFVTLPYAFGNVAFGTVMGVVFFILVAVAAWSSAISLLEPMVAYLVERTKVRRGWVTFWLSFICWFFGLGTVFSFNIWKQAKFFVNEGAGFHLYQWGATSGLDFFGVIDFFTSRIMLPLGGLCFVVFAGWVMGRGAVRDELSVRSPVLFALTFFLMRYVAPIGILIVFAAQLWK, via the coding sequence ATGTCGACGGACAAGGTTTCTGTACACGGCAGTTGGGCCAGTCGCTGGGTGTTTATACTGGCTGCCACCGGTTCTGCCGTGGGATTGGGGAGCATATGGAAATTCCCCTACATGGTTGGCGTCTACGGCGGCGGTGCGTTCGTGCTGGTGTTTCTGGCGTGCATCGCCCTGATCGGTATTCCGGTGATGATTGCCGAAACGCTGATCGGCCGCCGTTCACGGCAGAGCCCGGCCAACGCGCTGCGCACACTGGCGCTGGAGGCGGGGCACTCTTCAAAGTGGTCATGGGGCGCGTTCGCCGGCATGGTCACTGCGCTGCTGATCCTCTCTTTTTATAGCGTGGTCGGTGGCTGGTCGCTGGAGTACATCATCAATGTAGGGAAGGGCGATTTCAAAGGCGTGTCGCCTGACGGCGTCGGTGCCTATTTCGGTGAGATGATTTCCGATCCGTGGCGCCTGGTCGGCTGGCATACGCTGTTCATGCTGTTGTCGGCGATCACCATCGCCAAGGGTGTCAACGCCGGGCTTGAGCGCAGCTTGCGGATCCTGATGCCATTGCTGTTCGTGCTGATGGTGATTCTGCTGGGCTACAGCCTGACAACCGGGCACTTCATGGAAGGCCTGCATTTCATGTTCGACTTCACGCCCGAGAAGATTCTTGATGGCCTGCTGCCGGCGATGGGGCACGCCTTCTTCTCACTGAGTGTCGGTGTGGGCTCGATCATGATCTACGGCGCTTACATGACCAAGGAAGCCTCCATCAGTGCAACGGTGGTGGGTGTGGCGTTGCTCGACACGTTCGTTTCGCTGCTGGCGGGCATGGCCTTGTTCCCGATTGTGTTCGCCGCAGGGCTGAACCCGAGCGAGGGACCAGGCCTGATGTTCGTCACCTTGCCCTATGCATTTGGTAACGTCGCCTTTGGTACCGTCATGGGCGTGGTGTTTTTTATCCTCGTCGCGGTTGCCGCCTGGAGCTCGGCCATTTCTTTGCTTGAGCCGATGGTTGCGTACCTGGTTGAACGCACAAAAGTGCGCCGCGGCTGGGTGACTTTCTGGCTATCGTTCATCTGCTGGTTCTTCGGATTGGGGACGGTTTTCTCGTTCAATATCTGGAAGCAGGCCAAATTTTTCGTGAACGAAGGCGCGGGGTTTCACCTCTATCAGTGGGGAGCGACGTCGGGGCTGGACTTCTTTGGCGTGATTGATTTCTTCACCTCGCGGATCATGCTGCCGCTGGGTGGATTGTGCTTTGTGGTATTCGCAGGTTGGGTGATGGGACGCGGCGCAGTGCGCGACGAGTTGTCGGTACGCAGCCCGGTCCTGTTCGCTTTAACGTTCTTTTTGATGCGCTATGTGGCGCCGATCGGCATCCTGATTGTCTTTGCCGCTCAGCTTTGGAAATGA
- a CDS encoding lactate permease LctP family transporter, which produces MQTWQQLYTPLGSLGLSALVAVIPIVFFFLALAVFRLKGHLAGAITLLLAVLIAIFAFQMPADMAIASAGYGFLYGLWPIAWIIIAAVFLYKLTVKSGQFEIIRSSVMSITDDQRLQVLLIGFCFGAFLEGAAGFGAPVAITAALLVGLGLNPLYAAGLCLIANTAPVAFGALGIPIIVAGQVSGLDPFKIGAMAGRQLPLLSVFVPFWLMFMMDGVKGVKETWPAALVAGGSFAVVQFLTSNFIGPELPDITSALVSLVALTFFLKVWQPARAADAQVAGTSGGAAVMGGSTGGFGQPRITKKSPYSAGTIIKAWSPFLILTVIVTIWTLKPFKALFAAGGPLQSLTMNFPVPHLDQLVMKAAPIVANPTAMPAVYKFDLLAASGSAILISAILAMIVLRIAPKTGLTTFKETLIELRWAIVSIGMVLAFAFVMNYSGMSSTLALVLAGTGSAFPFFSPFLGWLGVFLTGSDTSSNALFGSLQATTAHQLGVSDVLMVAANSSGGVTGKMISPQSIAVACAATGLVGKESDLFRFTLKHSIFFAAIVGCITYAQAYWFTGMLVH; this is translated from the coding sequence ATGCAAACCTGGCAACAGCTCTACACACCTCTCGGCAGCCTCGGCCTTTCGGCGCTCGTGGCCGTCATCCCGATCGTGTTCTTCTTCCTGGCGCTGGCCGTCTTCCGTCTCAAGGGTCACCTCGCTGGCGCCATAACGCTGTTGCTGGCCGTATTGATCGCTATCTTCGCGTTTCAGATGCCTGCCGACATGGCCATCGCGTCCGCTGGGTACGGGTTCCTGTACGGCTTGTGGCCTATCGCGTGGATCATCATCGCTGCGGTGTTTCTCTACAAACTCACCGTCAAGAGCGGTCAGTTCGAGATCATCCGCAGCTCGGTCATGTCGATCACCGATGACCAGCGCCTGCAGGTCTTGCTGATCGGTTTCTGCTTCGGCGCCTTTCTTGAGGGCGCGGCGGGCTTTGGTGCGCCGGTCGCGATTACCGCAGCCCTGCTGGTCGGGCTGGGTTTGAACCCGCTGTATGCGGCCGGCCTCTGCCTCATCGCCAACACTGCGCCGGTGGCGTTTGGTGCCCTGGGTATCCCGATCATCGTGGCCGGGCAGGTTTCGGGCCTTGACCCATTCAAGATCGGCGCCATGGCGGGCCGTCAATTGCCGCTGTTGTCAGTCTTCGTGCCGTTCTGGTTGATGTTCATGATGGACGGCGTCAAGGGCGTCAAAGAGACCTGGCCGGCAGCGCTGGTCGCGGGTGGCAGCTTCGCCGTCGTGCAATTTCTGACCTCCAACTTCATCGGTCCGGAGCTGCCTGACATTACCTCGGCGCTGGTTAGCCTTGTGGCCCTGACGTTCTTCTTGAAAGTATGGCAACCCGCGCGCGCAGCCGATGCGCAGGTCGCTGGCACATCCGGCGGCGCAGCTGTCATGGGTGGCAGCACCGGCGGCTTCGGTCAGCCGCGCATTACCAAAAAATCCCCGTACTCGGCAGGCACCATCATCAAAGCGTGGTCGCCCTTCCTGATCCTGACGGTCATCGTCACGATCTGGACGCTGAAGCCGTTCAAGGCGCTGTTTGCCGCAGGCGGGCCGTTGCAGTCGCTGACCATGAACTTCCCGGTGCCACATCTGGATCAACTGGTCATGAAGGCCGCGCCGATTGTGGCCAACCCGACCGCCATGCCGGCGGTGTACAAGTTCGATCTGCTGGCTGCCTCGGGCAGTGCGATTCTGATCTCGGCCATTTTGGCGATGATTGTCCTGCGCATCGCTCCGAAGACCGGCCTGACCACGTTCAAAGAGACCCTGATCGAATTGCGCTGGGCCATCGTGTCCATCGGCATGGTGCTGGCGTTCGCGTTCGTCATGAACTATTCCGGGATGTCCTCGACGCTGGCGCTGGTACTGGCCGGCACCGGCAGTGCCTTCCCGTTCTTCTCGCCATTCCTCGGCTGGCTGGGCGTGTTTCTGACAGGCTCCGACACGTCGTCGAACGCGCTGTTTGGCTCGCTGCAGGCGACCACCGCGCATCAGTTGGGCGTCAGCGACGTGTTGATGGTCGCGGCCAACTCCAGCGGCGGCGTGACCGGCAAGATGATTTCCCCGCAATCCATCGCGGTGGCCTGCGCGGCGACCGGGTTAGTGGGTAAGGAATCCGACCTGTTCCGCTTCACCCTGAAACACAGCATCTTCTTCGCCGCGATCGTCGGCTGCATCACCTATGCACAGGCGTACTGGTTCACCGGCATGCTGGTTCATTAA
- a CDS encoding outer membrane protein assembly factor BamE, which translates to MQNTKLLLTSFTFVGLLALAGCSFPGVYKIDIQQGNVVTQDMIDQLRPGMTRRQVRFIMGNPLLTDTFHPERWDYLYSLQPGGGERQQERVSLIFNGNDQLASLSGDFKPGVSRDEAILGKGSDTTVTPENQGTEPPKEEPPKPGSLLEQIQNDVDKVETVPVPSQEPIDTNSR; encoded by the coding sequence ATGCAAAACACCAAGCTCTTGCTAACCAGTTTCACCTTCGTGGGACTGCTCGCACTCGCCGGTTGTTCATTCCCCGGGGTTTATAAAATCGACATCCAACAGGGCAATGTCGTCACGCAGGACATGATAGACCAGTTGCGCCCGGGAATGACCCGTCGGCAAGTAAGGTTTATCATGGGCAACCCCTTGTTGACCGACACTTTTCACCCTGAGCGCTGGGACTACCTGTACAGCCTGCAGCCAGGAGGCGGCGAACGTCAGCAAGAACGCGTCAGCCTGATCTTCAACGGCAATGACCAGTTGGCCAGCCTTTCCGGCGACTTCAAGCCGGGCGTCAGCCGCGACGAGGCCATCCTCGGCAAGGGCAGCGATACTACTGTCACCCCGGAAAACCAGGGGACAGAGCCGCCAAAGGAAGAGCCGCCGAAGCCTGGGTCCTTGCTGGAACAAATCCAGAACGACGTCGACAAGGTCGAAACAGTGCCGGTCCCTTCGCAGGAACCGATCGACACGAACTCACGCTGA
- the lldD gene encoding FMN-dependent L-lactate dehydrogenase LldD, with product MIISASTDYRAAAQRKLPPFLFHYADGGAYAEHTLRHNVSDLASIALRQRILKNMSELSLETTLFGETMSMPMALAPVGLCGMYARRGEVQAARAADAKGIPFTLSTVSLCPIEEVAPAINRPMWFQLYVLKDRGFMRNALERAKAAGVKTLVFTVDMPVPGARYRDAHSGMSGKSGPMRRILQAMTHPQWAWDVGVNGRPHDLGNVSAYRGNPTGLTDYIAWLGNNFDPSISWQDLEWIRDSWDGPMIIKGILDPDDARHAVKFGADGIVVSNHGGRQLDGVLSSARALPAIADAVKGDLKILADSGIRSGLDVVRMIALGADAVLIGRAFIYALATHGEAGVKNLLDLFEKEMRVAMVLTGAKSVSEITRDSLVRELGA from the coding sequence ATGATCATTTCTGCCTCCACTGACTATCGCGCCGCTGCTCAGCGCAAGCTCCCGCCCTTCCTGTTTCATTACGCTGACGGTGGCGCTTACGCCGAGCACACGCTGCGCCACAACGTCTCGGACCTGGCCAGCATCGCCCTGCGCCAGCGCATCCTGAAGAACATGTCCGAGCTGAGTCTTGAGACGACGCTGTTCGGTGAAACGATGAGCATGCCCATGGCGCTGGCGCCGGTCGGCCTGTGTGGAATGTACGCCCGCCGTGGCGAGGTGCAGGCCGCGCGCGCGGCAGATGCCAAGGGCATTCCGTTTACGCTGTCGACGGTGTCGCTGTGCCCCATTGAAGAAGTGGCTCCGGCGATCAACCGTCCCATGTGGTTTCAGCTGTACGTCTTGAAAGACCGGGGCTTCATGCGCAATGCGCTGGAGCGCGCCAAGGCCGCAGGCGTCAAGACGCTGGTGTTTACCGTCGACATGCCGGTGCCTGGCGCGCGTTACCGCGACGCGCATTCCGGCATGAGCGGCAAAAGCGGGCCAATGCGCCGCATCCTGCAAGCCATGACCCACCCGCAATGGGCGTGGGACGTCGGCGTCAACGGTCGTCCGCATGATCTGGGCAACGTGTCAGCGTATCGCGGCAACCCCACCGGGCTCACCGATTACATCGCCTGGCTGGGCAACAACTTCGACCCATCGATCTCGTGGCAGGACTTGGAATGGATTCGCGATTCCTGGGACGGGCCGATGATCATCAAGGGCATTCTTGACCCGGACGATGCACGCCACGCAGTGAAGTTCGGTGCCGACGGCATCGTCGTGTCCAACCACGGCGGCCGTCAGCTCGACGGCGTATTGTCCAGCGCCCGCGCTTTACCTGCCATTGCCGATGCGGTGAAGGGCGATCTGAAAATCCTCGCCGACTCCGGCATCCGCAGCGGCCTGGACGTGGTGCGCATGATCGCCCTTGGTGCCGATGCGGTGCTGATCGGCCGCGCGTTCATTTATGCCTTGGCGACCCATGGAGAGGCTGGGGTTAAAAACCTGCTGGATCTGTTCGAGAAGGAAATGCGCGTGGCCATGGTGCTGACCGGCGCCAAGTCCGTTAGTGAGATCACGCGCGATTCGCTGGTCCGCGAGCTGGGCGCCTGA